One genomic segment of Pedobacter endophyticus includes these proteins:
- a CDS encoding helix-turn-helix domain-containing protein, translated as MQHSSNIKNIDSISQLMRMLGVPAPLHPLIALVDYKNVSIEMFPKGQMVSLDFYKISFKPTFKGHVRYGQGYYDFEEGGLAFLKPKQIVVSPEETQSYEGIALYFHCDFIRNYQLGRIINQYGFFSYDVSEALFLSAKEKEIIANLFSTISNELANNIDRFSQDVLVSQIELLLNYSNRFYSRQFITRKAVNHDIINSLDKLLDSYLEEDKCAKNGLSSVRYVSTELKLSQRYLSDMLRLLTGLNTQQYIQTAVIEKAKEKLSTTSLSVSEIAYELGFEHSQSFSKFFKTKTNFSPIGFRKSFN; from the coding sequence ATGCAGCACTCATCTAACATCAAAAATATTGACAGCATATCACAATTGATGCGTATGCTGGGAGTTCCTGCACCATTACATCCCTTAATTGCATTGGTGGACTATAAGAATGTATCGATTGAAATGTTTCCAAAAGGTCAAATGGTAAGTCTTGATTTTTACAAGATCTCTTTTAAACCTACATTCAAAGGTCATGTAAGATATGGACAGGGATACTATGATTTTGAAGAAGGCGGGTTGGCATTTTTAAAACCAAAACAAATTGTTGTTTCACCTGAAGAAACACAAAGCTATGAAGGGATCGCATTATATTTCCATTGTGACTTTATCCGAAATTATCAGTTAGGAAGGATAATAAATCAGTATGGTTTTTTCTCTTACGATGTTTCAGAAGCTCTCTTTCTATCAGCCAAAGAAAAAGAGATAATAGCTAATTTATTTTCTACAATATCAAATGAGCTTGCTAACAATATTGACCGTTTTAGCCAGGATGTTTTAGTTTCACAAATAGAATTATTGCTGAATTACAGCAATCGTTTTTACAGCAGGCAATTCATTACAAGAAAAGCAGTCAATCACGATATAATAAATTCTTTGGATAAGCTTTTAGACAGTTATCTCGAAGAAGATAAATGTGCGAAAAACGGCTTGTCATCCGTAAGGTATGTTAGCACAGAATTAAAACTTTCACAGCGCTATTTGAGTGATATGTTGCGTTTATTGACAGGATTGAATACGCAACAATATATCCAGACCGCAGTTATAGAAAAAGCTAAAGAAAAATTATCTACAACGAGTTTATCTGTTTCAGAAATTGCCTATGAATTGGGATTCGAACATTCGCAGTCGTTTAGCAAATTCTTCAAGACAAAGACTAATTTTTCGCCAATAGGGTTTAGAAAATCGTTTAATTAA
- a CDS encoding response regulator yields the protein MDDNKDKLNCKKINVAYAEDQLWFRDSVVELLIQNGFEISIVAQDGDEMIRLLEKADGSPDIFLTDLRMPKMHGFELIRQILKRWPDSKVVMLTSDVETFYVDEARKAGAVAFLHKIIDHKNIVDALREIYDTGTTSHGKL from the coding sequence GTGGATGATAATAAAGATAAATTGAATTGTAAAAAAATTAATGTAGCTTATGCCGAAGATCAATTGTGGTTCAGGGATAGTGTCGTGGAATTACTTATCCAGAACGGATTCGAAATTTCCATCGTAGCACAGGATGGCGATGAAATGATTAGGCTTTTGGAGAAGGCTGACGGCTCACCAGATATCTTTCTTACTGATTTGAGAATGCCAAAGATGCACGGATTTGAACTAATCAGGCAGATTTTAAAAAGATGGCCAGATTCAAAAGTGGTAATGCTGACTTCAGATGTCGAAACTTTCTATGTGGATGAGGCAAGAAAAGCCGGTGCAGTTGCTTTTTTACATAAGATCATTGATCATAAAAATATTGTCGATGCTTTGAGAGAAATCTACGATACTGGAACGACTAGTCACGGCAAACTCTGA
- a CDS encoding SDR family oxidoreductase yields the protein MRILKEKVVAITGASSGMGKAIAIELAQNGAKVILGARRAEQLQQIVEEIMSNGGEAASAQINVKNKSDLVRLCNTAVEQYGKLDVIVNNAGVSQLSRIDELDMDGWEEMIDINLRGVLYGMAAAIPIFKQQQSGHIVNIISTSGLKVVPMQGVYAGTKNAIRTIGEAFRQESDGNIRITGISPGFVKTDFADNIKNKEMKTAIQKGMQQIAINPIAIANAVIYAISQPDDVEIGDIVIRPSKQN from the coding sequence ATGCGAATCCTCAAAGAAAAAGTAGTTGCTATAACAGGTGCCAGCAGTGGAATGGGCAAAGCCATAGCAATAGAACTAGCACAAAACGGGGCAAAAGTTATTTTAGGCGCAAGGCGAGCAGAACAATTACAACAAATTGTTGAAGAAATTATGAGTAATGGTGGAGAAGCCGCCTCTGCTCAAATTAATGTGAAGAATAAGTCTGATCTGGTTCGGCTTTGCAATACAGCAGTTGAGCAATATGGAAAACTAGATGTAATTGTAAATAACGCCGGTGTCAGCCAGTTAAGTCGCATTGACGAACTGGATATGGATGGTTGGGAAGAAATGATAGACATTAACCTCAGGGGAGTTTTATATGGGATGGCGGCCGCCATCCCAATTTTCAAACAACAACAATCCGGGCACATCGTCAATATCATCTCAACTTCAGGATTAAAGGTTGTACCAATGCAGGGTGTGTATGCTGGAACAAAAAATGCCATTCGCACCATAGGAGAAGCGTTTCGTCAGGAGTCAGACGGAAACATACGAATTACGGGCATTTCACCCGGATTTGTAAAAACAGATTTTGCAGATAACATCAAGAATAAAGAAATGAAAACAGCAATTCAAAAAGGAATGCAACAAATTGCTATAAATCCCATAGCTATTGCGAACGCTGTGATTTATGCAATAAGTCAGCCTGATGATGTTGAGATTGGAGATATTGTTATTCGTCCGTCAAAACAAAATTGA
- a CDS encoding adenylate/guanylate cyclase domain-containing protein, with product MASIKDIITEIETDITDVVSTNFTFSNTTSVPNRSDGQLTFERNVEKKGKILKTCVLYVDIRDSVALTEKHHNITMGKIYTAFTKGVLKAAKHHGGHIRNIIGDRVMIVFPSENSFKNAVHCAITINHLSKYVIRKKFPAVDFKCGIGIDHGELRVIKVGLQRQGHEGTENRSLVWAGYPANIASRLTDVANKTIDETIFKVTRNPVNPARYFNSLGGFPLTQPTLKMNEPYYLTTEETVEMNAEDFAKNIWSYKGGPPLDLLGGKLINFSKENRAYRYPEILMTRTVFNGYTAANPSGNDVTGAYWKLQSRSVKNVSVGIYGGDITWLIN from the coding sequence ATGGCAAGTATAAAAGATATAATTACAGAGATAGAGACCGACATCACAGATGTGGTTAGCACTAATTTTACTTTTAGTAATACCACCAGTGTACCAAACAGAAGTGATGGGCAACTTACCTTTGAAAGAAATGTAGAGAAAAAGGGCAAGATCTTAAAAACCTGCGTACTGTATGTAGATATAAGAGATTCGGTAGCGCTCACCGAAAAACACCACAATATTACGATGGGAAAGATTTATACTGCTTTCACTAAGGGCGTATTGAAAGCGGCAAAACATCATGGAGGACATATCCGAAATATAATCGGGGACCGGGTTATGATTGTTTTTCCCTCTGAAAACTCCTTTAAAAATGCAGTACATTGTGCAATCACCATCAACCATCTTTCAAAGTATGTCATTAGAAAAAAATTCCCAGCAGTCGATTTTAAATGCGGCATCGGAATTGACCATGGTGAGCTGAGGGTGATTAAAGTTGGACTCCAAAGGCAAGGTCATGAGGGCACTGAAAACAGGAGTCTGGTTTGGGCGGGCTACCCTGCAAATATCGCTTCGCGGTTAACCGATGTGGCGAACAAAACCATAGACGAGACAATCTTCAAAGTGACTAGGAACCCGGTTAATCCTGCAAGATATTTTAATTCACTTGGAGGCTTCCCCTTGACTCAGCCAACCCTTAAAATGAATGAACCTTATTATTTGACTACCGAGGAAACTGTTGAAATGAATGCTGAAGATTTCGCCAAAAACATTTGGAGTTATAAAGGAGGGCCACCGCTGGATTTGTTGGGAGGAAAACTTATAAACTTTTCAAAGGAAAACCGGGCTTACAGATATCCGGAAATATTGATGACAAGAACAGTCTTCAATGGATATACGGCCGCGAACCCTTCAGGGAATGATGTGACTGGAGCATACTGGAAGCTGCAGAGCAGATCGGTAAAAAATGTCAGTGTGGGGATTTATGGTGGTGATATCACCTGGTTAATAAATTAA
- a CDS encoding YWFCY domain-containing protein, producing the protein MALGLGLVLFFLNAPLLRLSQATGTFLYILNVSLCYLALLTAGVWMSRVLRTNLMINVLNNEN; encoded by the coding sequence GTGGCTTTGGGTTTAGGTTTGGTACTGTTCTTCCTAAATGCACCGTTGCTAAGGCTTTCTCAGGCAACGGGCACATTTCTGTATATTCTCAATGTCTCTTTATGTTATCTCGCCTTGCTGACGGCGGGCGTATGGATGAGCCGAGTGCTCCGCACTAATTTGATGATCAATGTTTTGAATAACGAGAACTAG
- a CDS encoding nucleotidyl cyclase domain-containing protein, which translates to MANLNLIKRFNQQYGKQSPIRRETKLFALTESLDPQKIQKALPDSLAKLGLDYTIYFDMGLEADVALLFIDVCNFSSRFSDLDGEDIGIFFDAYYDIVIPIIYKYSGEIDKIIGDGIICVFGLPYIDGDEEDLINQANNCAKEIIKSTKGTKFSSKIAAHYGTINYFKNKSGLYTEFTMIGKPLTELFRLESISINERINYYQDTKVKEYYTKLIQGKINLNTISGKEWSHRTHTLPPLQGVDYKLFNSITLKDI; encoded by the coding sequence ATGGCAAATCTAAATTTAATAAAACGCTTCAACCAGCAATATGGCAAACAAAGCCCGATAAGGAGAGAAACCAAACTATTCGCACTTACAGAATCTTTAGATCCTCAAAAGATTCAGAAAGCATTACCTGATTCACTTGCAAAGCTTGGTTTAGATTATACGATATATTTTGACATGGGTTTGGAAGCTGACGTTGCCCTTCTCTTCATTGATGTCTGCAATTTCTCCAGTCGTTTTAGCGATCTGGATGGCGAGGATATTGGGATTTTTTTTGACGCATACTACGATATAGTAATACCTATAATTTATAAATACAGTGGTGAAATTGATAAAATTATTGGTGATGGAATTATCTGTGTATTTGGTCTGCCTTACATTGACGGTGATGAGGAAGACTTGATCAATCAAGCAAACAATTGTGCCAAGGAGATTATAAAGTCAACGAAGGGAACAAAGTTTTCTAGCAAAATTGCAGCGCACTACGGTACGATAAATTATTTTAAGAACAAAAGTGGCCTTTATACTGAATTTACGATGATTGGCAAACCCTTGACCGAACTTTTCAGACTTGAATCGATCAGTATAAATGAGCGAATAAATTATTACCAGGATACTAAAGTTAAAGAATATTATACAAAACTAATTCAGGGTAAAATCAATCTAAACACCATCTCTGGCAAGGAGTGGTCCCACAGGACACACACCTTGCCACCGTTGCAGGGTGTAGATTACAAGTTATTCAATTCAATTACACTTAAAGATATCTAA
- a CDS encoding error-prone DNA polymerase yields MGYSELQVTSNFSFLRGASHAHELVEQAEIFGYKKIAITDRNTLAGIVRAHAACREKQVKLIPACRLDLLDGPSLLAYPTDKEAYGRLSALLTLGNMRAEKGSCHISRADVYAHSKGIIFTLIMPGELNRRFEYDPGFIDSVAEYREALGESLYLAATRSYMGNDDKLIFRTSQLSRFYNIPVVATGDIHYHDPARRELQDVLTCVREKCTIQEAGFRLHQNAERYMKEVAEMERLFRKYPSAIQNTMVIAESCNFSLDELKYVYPEEINKSGRSPLEELEYLTWKGANEFYGETIPEKVVNMINHEMAFVKQMDYANYFLFVEDIVREARSRGILCQGRGSAANSAICFVLGITSVNPMKFDLLFERFISPARNEPPDIDVDFEHERREEIIQYIYNKYGRDRAAIVATVTQQHQRGAIRDVGKAMGLSVDTINRLSSSIWEFTDEWFEGKRVTEQGLNPNDPHQKKTLELTAQMMGFPRQLGQHTGGFVVTQGKLTDLCPILNARMEDRTNIEWNKDDIDALGFLKVDVLALGMLTCIRKAFDLCRDHYSVQYTMANIPQDDPEVYDMICLADTLGVFQIESRAQMSMLPRLKPREFYDLVIEVAIVRPGPIQGDMVHPYLRRRNGEEPVVYPSPELEEILGRTLGVPLFQEQAMKIAIVAAGFTPAEADGLRRSMATFKFKGMVNQYEQKLIDGMMAKGYTLEFAQRIFKQLEGFGSYGFPESHAASFALLVYVSCWLKHYYPDVFAAALLNSMPMGFYQPAQIVIDAQKHTVEVREVDVNHSRWDNKLEEKSGKYFALRLGFRQISGIREDDMDVLVNGRNAGYKSITALRDAGVSIVALERLADADAFRSMGMDRRKALWEVSALQDMPVELFKGQASESVLETQVELPLMGKGEHVVQDYATVGLSLKAHPVSFVRPQLDMLNIRTCHHINNDSTDGQLVKVAGLVLVRQRPGTAGGVCFITIEDETGYSNLVVFEKLFETYRKEILHSRLLMVEGRLQREGQVVHVIVSKCFDFTKMLGKLVQREVDELPILTLARGDEKTAPYPSQNKRSQVREETAKKAFHEGRNFK; encoded by the coding sequence ATGGGATATAGCGAACTACAGGTGACTTCAAATTTTAGTTTCTTACGGGGAGCCTCCCATGCCCATGAGCTGGTGGAGCAGGCAGAAATTTTTGGATATAAAAAAATAGCCATAACCGACCGCAATACCTTGGCTGGCATTGTCCGCGCACATGCGGCGTGCAGGGAAAAACAGGTAAAGCTTATCCCGGCATGCAGATTGGACTTGCTTGATGGGCCGAGCCTTCTCGCCTATCCTACAGACAAGGAAGCTTATGGCAGATTATCGGCGCTGCTTACCCTTGGCAATATGCGTGCAGAAAAAGGGTCTTGCCATATCTCCCGAGCAGATGTCTATGCACATAGCAAGGGAATCATATTTACCCTGATCATGCCCGGCGAGCTTAACCGGAGGTTCGAATACGATCCTGGTTTTATCGATTCCGTTGCAGAGTATAGAGAGGCTTTAGGAGAATCTTTATATCTGGCAGCGACAAGGTCCTATATGGGAAATGATGATAAGCTTATATTTAGGACTTCTCAGCTTTCCAGGTTTTACAATATACCTGTTGTGGCCACAGGCGATATCCATTACCATGATCCCGCAAGAAGGGAATTACAGGATGTGCTGACCTGCGTGAGAGAAAAATGCACCATCCAGGAGGCGGGATTTCGGTTGCACCAGAACGCAGAGCGCTACATGAAAGAAGTAGCCGAGATGGAGCGTTTGTTTAGAAAATATCCTAGTGCTATCCAAAACACAATGGTAATCGCAGAATCCTGTAATTTTTCTTTGGATGAGCTCAAATATGTTTACCCTGAAGAAATCAATAAAAGCGGGCGTTCACCGCTCGAAGAGCTGGAATACCTGACCTGGAAAGGCGCAAATGAATTTTACGGAGAAACCATTCCGGAAAAAGTGGTCAATATGATTAACCACGAAATGGCTTTTGTTAAGCAGATGGATTATGCCAATTACTTTTTGTTCGTGGAAGATATCGTACGCGAGGCCAGATCTCGTGGGATACTTTGCCAGGGTCGGGGATCGGCAGCCAATTCTGCAATCTGTTTTGTGTTAGGCATCACCTCAGTTAATCCCATGAAATTCGATCTGCTTTTTGAGCGTTTTATTTCCCCGGCCAGAAACGAACCCCCTGATATTGATGTGGACTTTGAGCATGAGCGCAGAGAAGAAATCATCCAGTATATCTACAATAAATATGGTCGCGACCGGGCTGCAATTGTGGCAACTGTCACTCAACAGCATCAAAGGGGCGCAATCCGTGATGTGGGAAAAGCAATGGGACTTTCTGTAGATACCATTAACCGGTTGTCAAGTTCCATTTGGGAGTTTACAGATGAATGGTTTGAGGGAAAAAGGGTAACAGAGCAAGGCCTTAATCCAAATGATCCGCATCAAAAAAAAACACTGGAGCTTACCGCGCAGATGATGGGATTTCCGCGCCAGTTGGGTCAGCATACCGGGGGATTTGTAGTGACCCAAGGCAAGCTCACCGACCTGTGTCCTATCCTTAATGCCCGGATGGAAGACCGAACGAATATCGAATGGAATAAGGATGATATTGATGCACTTGGATTTTTAAAGGTTGACGTGCTTGCGCTGGGCATGCTTACCTGCATCAGAAAGGCTTTTGACCTCTGCCGGGACCATTACAGCGTGCAGTACACCATGGCCAATATTCCCCAGGACGATCCGGAAGTTTACGATATGATCTGCCTGGCGGATACCCTGGGGGTTTTTCAGATTGAGAGCCGGGCGCAGATGTCCATGCTCCCCAGGCTAAAGCCCAGAGAATTCTATGATCTGGTGATTGAAGTAGCCATTGTCAGGCCCGGACCTATTCAGGGGGATATGGTCCACCCCTATTTGCGCAGACGAAATGGCGAAGAGCCAGTGGTCTACCCTTCCCCGGAACTGGAGGAAATCCTGGGCAGAACATTGGGCGTTCCGCTGTTCCAGGAGCAGGCCATGAAAATTGCCATCGTAGCTGCTGGCTTTACCCCCGCAGAGGCCGATGGTCTTCGGCGGAGCATGGCGACATTTAAGTTCAAAGGGATGGTAAATCAATATGAGCAGAAATTGATTGACGGCATGATGGCCAAAGGTTACACCTTGGAATTCGCCCAGCGGATATTCAAACAGCTTGAAGGATTTGGAAGTTATGGCTTCCCCGAATCCCATGCGGCAAGTTTTGCTTTACTGGTCTATGTATCCTGCTGGTTAAAGCATTATTATCCGGATGTATTTGCAGCAGCACTTTTAAACAGCATGCCAATGGGATTTTACCAGCCGGCACAGATTGTTATCGATGCCCAGAAGCATACGGTCGAAGTGCGCGAAGTAGATGTTAACCATTCCCGTTGGGACAATAAACTCGAAGAGAAATCGGGCAAATATTTTGCGCTGCGTTTGGGCTTCAGGCAGATCAGTGGGATCAGAGAAGATGATATGGATGTTTTGGTCAATGGTCGGAACGCTGGCTATAAAAGCATTACGGCACTCCGCGATGCAGGTGTATCCATAGTGGCATTGGAAAGGCTCGCTGATGCAGATGCTTTCCGTTCCATGGGAATGGATCGGCGCAAGGCACTTTGGGAAGTTTCCGCTTTGCAGGATATGCCCGTCGAACTATTTAAAGGCCAGGCATCTGAAAGTGTGCTGGAGACGCAGGTTGAGCTGCCTTTAATGGGCAAAGGTGAGCATGTCGTGCAGGATTATGCAACAGTTGGTTTATCGCTAAAAGCCCATCCGGTGAGCTTTGTGCGACCGCAGCTGGATATGCTTAATATCAGAACTTGCCATCATATCAACAACGATTCTACAGATGGGCAGCTTGTCAAAGTAGCAGGACTGGTATTGGTACGCCAGCGTCCCGGTACTGCTGGCGGGGTCTGTTTTATTACTATCGAAGATGAAACAGGCTATTCCAATCTGGTTGTTTTTGAAAAGCTTTTTGAAACCTATAGAAAAGAAATTCTGCATTCGAGGCTTCTCATGGTGGAAGGTAGGTTGCAGCGTGAGGGACAGGTGGTGCACGTGATCGTGAGTAAATGTTTTGATTTTACAAAGATGCTCGGAAAGCTGGTACAGCGTGAAGTAGATGAACTGCCAATATTAACCCTGGCTAGGGGCGATGAAAAAACAGCACCTTATCCTTCACAGAACAAGCGGAGCCAGGTTCGGGAAGAGACTGCGAAAAAAGCATTTCATGAGGGAAGAAATTTCAAATAA
- a CDS encoding adenylate/guanylate cyclase domain-containing protein, with protein MPNLLQIQAFREKYAAKTIVSRNEIKLLAENFSKPTHAIKSLFVQRGLDDHIIDYFESQKSANIVLLFIDITDFSSKCRSWPNSTLSTYLDDYYDKVIKLIYHHGGEVEKIIGDGIICMFGEPFLTGTKAHLFQTADACAKDIIVEAKGSSREVKIALHDGEIMYYKNKSENFPEYTMIGKPLTELFRLESVATNNSINYFHVSDYDSCSFCTEGVYKYSLNNTHSYWKKSGVVKVDLKGVEWTFIKNFTCTYKT; from the coding sequence ATGCCGAATCTATTACAAATACAGGCATTTCGTGAAAAATATGCCGCTAAAACCATTGTATCCAGAAATGAGATAAAATTGCTTGCTGAAAATTTTTCAAAGCCTACTCATGCTATTAAAAGCCTCTTTGTTCAACGGGGATTGGACGACCATATAATCGATTATTTTGAAAGTCAAAAATCTGCCAATATCGTGTTGTTGTTTATAGACATCACCGATTTTTCTTCTAAATGCAGATCCTGGCCGAATTCAACATTATCAACCTACCTCGACGATTATTATGACAAAGTAATTAAACTAATATATCATCATGGAGGAGAAGTGGAAAAAATTATCGGCGATGGGATTATTTGCATGTTCGGTGAACCGTTTTTAACAGGAACAAAGGCCCATCTCTTTCAGACGGCGGACGCCTGTGCGAAAGACATTATCGTAGAGGCCAAGGGTTCATCAAGAGAAGTTAAAATTGCTTTACATGATGGGGAAATCATGTACTATAAAAACAAGTCTGAAAATTTTCCGGAATATACGATGATAGGTAAGCCGTTGACCGAACTATTTAGACTCGAAAGCGTGGCAACAAATAATTCAATAAATTATTTTCATGTTTCTGACTACGATTCCTGCTCCTTTTGCACCGAAGGGGTCTACAAATACTCTTTAAATAATACCCATTCATACTGGAAAAAATCGGGAGTGGTGAAAGTGGATCTCAAGGGAGTTGAATGGACCTTTATTAAAAATTTTACCTGCACCTACAAGACATAG
- a CDS encoding nSTAND3 domain-containing NTPase, whose translation MHKYDLHLLGWHAFQQLCLTITREILGQTVGAFLDTNDAGKDGAFSGTWKQTGSEDLVGNFVIQCKFTNQADHKITLSSLSDEFEKIEKLVAEGRCDCYLLLTNAGVSGRFEGVFNKKMALLGVKSWRIFGSNWISSQIHENKRLRMLVPRVYGLGDLSQILDERAYAQARQLLLSMRDDLSKVVITSAYYKAAKALSEHGFVLIIGEPAAGKTTIASLLAMAAVDQWQALTLKLDRPDQVTKHWNPEDPNQFMWIDDAFGVTQYESELVTNWNHILPQVKSMLKQGIKIVMTSRDYIYKRARTDLKEGAFPLFNESNVVIDVHNLAVSEKEQILYNHLKLGRQSKDFIAKLKPYLNEIVNHPQFIPETARRLADPAFTKTLQVWPPTLMRFVNNQESFLEDVIRGLDKQSKAALALIYMNNGQLHSPVILKPNEAEAVARLGCDVGGCIEALDSMKDGLVQYTLIEDNAVWRFKHPTIGDAYARIIAKSPEQLEIYLEGTEVERIIEQVTCGNVGLEKTVVVPKNMFGLVIKKLQQFKSSYDYKSPFLSAWDAKRKALTFLSRRSSKDFLKLYIEENPELFDLIVKPSMSFRYSDEIKLLIKLNKEQLLPEERRKAFTEYISHYTIAGDDLELLDNTDLQEVFTPDELADIKLKLVDELIPKLSKVREDRESEFRKYNKDSSEEHMEEFFDKMNILLEEFEGNDAIINAIESEVNHAKNWTSENDFDQTDERPERVLDSRDETTTITTTRSIFDDIDS comes from the coding sequence ATGCATAAATACGACCTTCACCTATTAGGATGGCATGCCTTTCAGCAACTATGCCTAACGATAACCCGAGAAATTCTTGGCCAAACTGTCGGTGCCTTTTTGGATACTAATGATGCCGGCAAAGACGGAGCATTCTCAGGAACGTGGAAACAAACGGGATCTGAAGATCTTGTCGGTAATTTTGTAATTCAATGTAAGTTCACTAACCAAGCAGATCATAAAATAACATTAAGCAGTCTGTCTGACGAATTCGAAAAGATTGAAAAGCTTGTTGCTGAAGGAAGATGTGATTGCTATCTTCTATTAACTAACGCGGGTGTATCGGGACGTTTTGAAGGTGTATTTAATAAAAAAATGGCGTTACTAGGTGTAAAATCGTGGCGAATCTTCGGGAGTAATTGGATAAGTAGCCAGATCCATGAAAATAAAAGGCTAAGAATGCTTGTGCCTAGAGTATATGGCCTTGGTGACCTTTCCCAAATTTTAGATGAACGGGCTTATGCGCAAGCAAGACAATTACTTCTCTCTATGCGTGACGACCTTTCAAAAGTTGTAATCACCTCAGCCTATTATAAGGCTGCTAAAGCTTTAAGTGAGCACGGTTTTGTATTAATTATAGGAGAACCTGCTGCTGGAAAAACAACAATAGCCTCACTTTTAGCAATGGCTGCTGTTGATCAGTGGCAAGCACTCACTTTAAAGCTTGATCGCCCTGACCAGGTCACCAAGCATTGGAATCCAGAAGATCCCAATCAATTTATGTGGATAGATGATGCGTTTGGCGTAACCCAGTATGAATCGGAGCTCGTAACCAACTGGAACCATATTTTACCTCAGGTAAAATCCATGTTAAAACAAGGGATAAAAATTGTGATGACTTCTCGGGACTACATTTATAAAAGGGCTAGAACTGATCTTAAAGAAGGTGCATTTCCGCTTTTCAATGAAAGCAACGTAGTGATAGATGTTCACAATTTGGCAGTTTCAGAAAAGGAGCAAATCCTATATAATCACTTGAAGTTGGGCAGGCAGTCCAAAGATTTTATTGCCAAACTCAAGCCTTACCTTAATGAAATTGTTAACCATCCGCAGTTTATTCCCGAAACAGCCCGCCGTTTGGCAGATCCTGCTTTTACTAAAACGCTTCAGGTTTGGCCACCAACGCTTATGAGGTTCGTGAATAACCAAGAGAGCTTTTTAGAGGATGTTATCAGGGGACTGGATAAGCAAAGCAAAGCTGCCTTAGCACTGATATATATGAATAATGGCCAGCTTCACAGCCCAGTTATACTGAAGCCAAATGAAGCAGAGGCAGTGGCTCGACTTGGATGTGACGTCGGAGGATGTATTGAAGCACTGGACTCTATGAAAGATGGCCTTGTTCAATACACCTTAATAGAAGACAATGCAGTTTGGAGATTCAAGCATCCAACAATAGGCGATGCTTACGCAAGAATAATTGCAAAAAGTCCCGAGCAACTCGAAATTTATCTTGAAGGCACTGAAGTTGAGCGGATTATTGAACAGGTCACCTGCGGTAACGTTGGCTTAGAGAAAACAGTAGTTGTGCCTAAAAATATGTTCGGTTTAGTGATTAAGAAACTTCAGCAGTTTAAATCATCATACGATTATAAATCTCCTTTTCTATCAGCGTGGGACGCGAAAAGGAAAGCTCTTACTTTTCTATCCCGACGATCATCAAAGGATTTCTTAAAATTATATATTGAAGAAAATCCAGAATTATTTGATTTGATAGTAAAGCCTTCCATGTCATTTCGATATTCTGACGAAATCAAACTTTTAATTAAGTTGAACAAAGAACAACTTTTACCAGAAGAGCGTCGTAAAGCTTTTACGGAATATATCTCTCATTACACTATAGCTGGAGATGATCTGGAACTTTTAGACAATACCGATTTGCAGGAAGTTTTCACCCCGGATGAATTAGCAGATATAAAACTGAAATTAGTGGATGAGTTAATTCCCAAACTTTCAAAGGTTCGTGAAGATCGGGAAAGTGAATTTCGGAAATATAATAAGGATTCATCGGAGGAGCACATGGAAGAATTTTTTGATAAAATGAACATTTTATTGGAAGAATTTGAGGGAAATGACGCTATCATCAATGCAATTGAAAGCGAGGTCAATCACGCAAAAAACTGGACTAGTGAGAATGATTTTGACCAAACTGATGAGCGGCCAGAAAGAGTGCTTGACAGTAGAGATGAAACGACGACGATAACAACGACCAGAAGCATTTTTGACGATATTGATTCCTGA
- a CDS encoding YWFCY domain-containing protein has product MRAVTILLMLMHLYWFCLGFFLQLGWTPEVINRILGNFNRKAGLFHTLFIPKDLL; this is encoded by the coding sequence ATGAGAGCAGTAACTATTCTTTTGATGCTGATGCACCTTTATTGGTTCTGCCTCGGTTTCTTTTTACAACTTGGCTGGACCCCAGAAGTAATCAACAGGATATTGGGCAATTTCAACCGGAAGGCGGGTTTATTTCACACCCTCTTTATACCAAAGGATTTGCTTTGA